A genomic window from Gammaproteobacteria bacterium includes:
- a CDS encoding SH3 domain-containing protein, translating into MRRRPVRAGWCLLLLLITGLVTGPVNAEELYPEVKVAQAYIELHTGPGEGFPIFHVVDRGEFVEVIKRKTDWFKVRTAEGKTGWVERAQMEQTVMPGGELTEFADAAIGDFSKRRWEAGLVGGTFNGAPVITLYGAYVLNPNLSAEVSASQVSGEYASSVLANLNLVSHPFPEWRYSPFFTLGVGQIQTQPNVTLIQAQDSQDLTAHMGLGIKIYLTRRFILRAEYKNYVAFSSDDDNEEFEEWKAGFAFFF; encoded by the coding sequence ATGAGACGTAGGCCTGTGCGCGCAGGATGGTGTCTGCTGCTGTTGCTGATCACGGGCCTTGTCACCGGCCCGGTCAATGCCGAGGAGCTGTATCCCGAGGTTAAGGTAGCGCAGGCCTATATTGAACTGCACACCGGTCCGGGCGAGGGGTTTCCCATTTTTCATGTGGTCGATCGCGGCGAGTTTGTCGAGGTCATCAAACGCAAAACGGACTGGTTCAAGGTGCGCACCGCCGAGGGTAAAACCGGATGGGTGGAGCGGGCGCAGATGGAACAGACCGTCATGCCGGGTGGCGAGCTGACCGAGTTCGCCGATGCAGCGATCGGTGATTTCAGCAAGCGTCGCTGGGAGGCGGGTCTGGTGGGAGGGACCTTTAACGGCGCGCCGGTGATTACCCTGTATGGCGCCTATGTGTTGAACCCCAACCTGTCGGCGGAAGTGTCGGCCTCCCAGGTGAGCGGTGAATATGCGAGCAGTGTGCTGGCGAACCTCAACCTGGTGTCGCACCCCTTTCCCGAATGGCGTTATTCGCCGTTCTTTACGCTGGGCGTGGGGCAGATCCAGACCCAGCCGAACGTCACCCTGATCCAGGCGCAGGACAGCCAGGATCTGACCGCGCACATGGGCCTGGGCATAAAGATTTATCTCACGCGCCGCTTTATCCTGCGCGCCGAATACAAAAACTACGTCGCCTTTTCCAGTGATGACGATAACGAGGAGTTTGAGGAATGGAAGGCAGGCTTCGCATTCTTTTTCTAG
- a CDS encoding outer membrane beta-barrel domain-containing protein, whose protein sequence is MEGRLRILFLGRLLSGALLCSASAMAWSADGVAQEQVIQPEVERRTIDIDKIDTEDFEIGVYSGLLSVEDFGTNLVVGARAAYHVTEDVFFEAAYAKSDTTETSYERLSGGAPLLTDAQRELTYYNISVGYNLFHGEAFVGRGWAFNTALYVIGGVGNTRFAGDDRFTMNLGTGYRFLLTDWLAVHLDVRDHIFDIDLLGDAKTAHNLETHGGITVFF, encoded by the coding sequence ATGGAAGGCAGGCTTCGCATTCTTTTTCTAGGCCGGCTGCTGTCCGGCGCATTGCTGTGCAGTGCATCAGCCATGGCCTGGTCGGCCGATGGGGTCGCTCAGGAGCAGGTGATCCAGCCTGAGGTGGAGCGTCGCACCATCGATATCGACAAGATCGACACCGAGGATTTCGAGATCGGCGTGTACAGCGGCCTGTTGAGTGTCGAGGACTTTGGCACAAATCTGGTAGTAGGGGCGCGCGCGGCCTACCACGTCACCGAGGATGTGTTTTTTGAGGCGGCCTACGCCAAATCCGATACCACGGAAACCAGTTACGAGCGCCTGAGCGGCGGCGCGCCGCTGTTGACCGACGCCCAGCGCGAGCTGACTTATTACAATATCTCGGTGGGTTACAACCTGTTTCATGGCGAGGCCTTTGTCGGCAGGGGCTGGGCGTTTAATACCGCCCTGTATGTGATCGGCGGGGTGGGCAATACCCGCTTTGCCGGCGATGACCGCTTCACCATGAACCTGGGCACCGGTTACCGGTTTCTGCTGACGGACTGGCTGGCGGTGCACCTGGATGTGCGCGATCACATTTTTGACATCGATCTGCTGGGTGACGCCAAGACCGCCCACAACCTGGAGACCCACGGCGGCATTACCGTGTTTTTCTAG
- a CDS encoding TlpA disulfide reductase family protein translates to MTLWMTLGLLLAPVAQAEVLEGKAPDFTLKSRSGENIKLSELRGDVVMINFWASWCAPCRQEMPLLDAMYKKYSDLGFVLLGVNVEEDSSKAGELLREVPVSFPVLYDNRNDVTKLYKVVAMPSTVMVDRDGNMRYLHRGYLPGYEEEYVRQIKELVRE, encoded by the coding sequence ATGACGCTATGGATGACGCTCGGCCTGTTGTTGGCGCCGGTGGCCCAGGCCGAGGTGCTGGAAGGCAAGGCGCCGGACTTCACCCTCAAGTCCCGTAGCGGTGAAAATATCAAACTCAGCGAGTTGCGCGGCGACGTGGTGATGATCAACTTCTGGGCCTCGTGGTGTGCGCCGTGTCGCCAGGAAATGCCGCTGCTGGATGCGATGTATAAAAAATACAGCGATCTGGGTTTTGTGCTGCTGGGCGTCAATGTGGAAGAAGACTCCTCCAAGGCCGGCGAACTGTTACGCGAGGTGCCGGTGAGTTTCCCGGTGTTGTATGACAACAGGAATGATGTCACCAAACTGTACAAGGTGGTGGCCATGCCCAGCACGGTGATGGTGGATCGCGACGGCAATATGCGTTATTTGCATCGCGGCTATTTGCCGGGCTATGAAGAAGAGTATGTCAGGCAGATCAAGGAACTGGTCAGGGAGTAG
- a CDS encoding DUF4266 domain-containing protein, producing MKTCLSIMLLLLGLSACSIEPWVKPYERANLADPIMSFDRDPSATSYINHVHEARESSRGAESGQGGGCGCN from the coding sequence ATGAAAACCTGTCTGTCCATCATGCTGCTGTTGTTGGGTCTGTCCGCCTGCAGTATCGAGCCCTGGGTGAAGCCCTATGAGCGCGCCAATCTGGCGGACCCGATCATGAGCTTTGATCGCGATCCCAGTGCGACCTCCTATATCAATCATGTGCACGAGGCGCGGGAATCGTCGCGCGGTGCCGAGAGCGGACAGGGTGGCGGCTGTGGTTGTAACTAA
- a CDS encoding DUF3570 domain-containing protein: protein MVVTKASSIFSAISPGQPAGKRPGRFQWGLLAVGVLGFCVPLMAAVLPEDRADFLYHSYSGGGLVVNGPSILARKKIGKSVSMWGKYYVDSLTSATIDVVSAASEYHEERIEKSVGVDYLHDKSTLSLGYTNSAENDFVANTVNFGISHSLFGDLTTVSLGYTRGLDDVTSSVDPNFSESAERSKYRLGISQVLTKNMLMGMTFETVTDEGHLESPYRRVRFLDTSAATGVAYQGEEYPETRTSHALSISALYYLPYRAAIKAETRLFTDTWGVNASMYELGYVHPWKQHWIFELRYRAYQQDQADFYSDMFNRISEFNYHARDKELSTLNTSSIGLGASYEFGDKSWRFIDKGSVNLMYDRYQIDYLNFRNELAEGYAPGTEPMYSQTADVVRFFVSLWY from the coding sequence GTGGTTGTAACTAAGGCCTCCTCCATATTCTCAGCCATAAGCCCAGGCCAACCGGCCGGCAAACGCCCCGGCCGTTTTCAGTGGGGCCTGCTGGCGGTCGGCGTGCTCGGCTTCTGTGTGCCGCTGATGGCCGCGGTGCTGCCGGAGGATCGGGCGGATTTCCTGTATCACTCCTATAGTGGTGGTGGGCTGGTGGTGAATGGTCCGTCGATTCTGGCGCGAAAAAAGATCGGCAAGTCGGTGTCGATGTGGGGCAAGTACTATGTCGACTCACTCACCAGCGCCACCATTGATGTGGTCTCCGCCGCCAGTGAATATCACGAAGAGCGCATAGAAAAATCCGTCGGCGTGGATTATCTGCACGACAAGAGCACCCTGAGTCTGGGTTATACCAACAGCGCCGAAAACGATTTTGTGGCCAACACCGTTAACTTCGGCATCAGTCACAGCCTGTTTGGTGATCTCACCACCGTGTCGCTGGGTTATACCCGGGGTCTGGACGACGTGACGAGTTCAGTGGATCCCAACTTTTCCGAAAGCGCGGAGCGGTCCAAATACCGGCTGGGGATTTCCCAGGTGCTGACCAAAAACATGCTGATGGGCATGACCTTTGAAACGGTGACCGACGAGGGTCATCTGGAGAGCCCCTATCGTCGGGTGCGCTTTCTGGATACCTCGGCGGCCACCGGGGTGGCCTATCAGGGTGAGGAATATCCCGAGACCCGCACCAGTCACGCGCTGAGCATCAGCGCCCTGTATTATCTGCCCTATCGTGCAGCGATAAAGGCCGAGACCCGTTTGTTCACCGACACCTGGGGCGTCAATGCCAGCATGTATGAGCTGGGTTACGTGCACCCGTGGAAACAGCACTGGATCTTCGAGCTCCGCTATCGCGCCTACCAACAGGATCAGGCGGATTTTTACAGCGACATGTTTAATCGGATCTCGGAATTTAACTACCATGCGCGTGACAAAGAGCTGAGCACGCTGAACACCAGCTCCATCGGGCTGGGCGCCAGCTATGAGTTCGGCGACAAGTCGTGGCGGTTTATTGATAAGGGCTCGGTCAATCTGATGTATGACCGTTACCAGATTGATTATCTGAATTTCCGTAACGAGCTTGCCGAGGGCTATGCGCCCGGCACCGAACCGATGTATAGCCAGACGGCGGATGTGGTGCGGTTTTTTGTCTCGCTGTGGTACTAG
- a CDS encoding AraC family transcriptional regulator has product MKSLYKYLIAMLAILLMSTALSLAAPAAGEEPADTRTLDARVQELKKEVKALNRDLFILEEELLFPASTQLALFLSIDVGEFFRLDSVQVKIDDTVVANHLYTQRELGALERGGVQRLYIGNVKSGEHELVASFRGPGPNNREYRRATTVKFTKGSAAKFMELKILDVSRKLQPEFVVKQWE; this is encoded by the coding sequence GTGAAATCTCTATACAAATATCTGATCGCTATGCTGGCCATACTGTTGATGTCCACCGCGCTGAGTCTGGCGGCACCGGCTGCCGGGGAGGAGCCAGCGGACACCCGGACACTGGACGCGCGTGTACAGGAGCTGAAAAAAGAGGTGAAGGCCCTGAATCGCGACCTGTTCATTCTTGAGGAGGAGCTGCTGTTTCCCGCCAGCACCCAGCTGGCCCTGTTCCTGTCCATCGATGTCGGTGAGTTTTTTCGGCTGGATTCGGTGCAGGTCAAGATTGATGACACGGTGGTGGCCAATCATCTGTACACCCAGCGTGAGCTGGGCGCCCTGGAGCGCGGCGGTGTACAGCGCCTGTATATCGGCAACGTGAAATCCGGCGAACACGAGCTGGTGGCCAGTTTTCGGGGTCCCGGACCCAACAATCGGGAGTACCGTCGGGCCACCACGGTTAAGTTCACCAAGGGCTCGGCGGCGAAATTCATGGAACTCAAGATTCTGGATGTCTCGCGCAAGCTGCAACCGGAATTTGTCGTCAAACAGTGGGAGTGA
- a CDS encoding tetratricopeptide repeat protein, which produces MITFRLLIGLLLLVMSSLAWSADGPAEPSVAPSVVPSVASPGTAPADEPTPSDVPAGQVRDLYYGTVLYEFYQQNYFSAAVNLLAAQEQNRLRHHAADAQLLLGGMYLSYGLHSEAEAIFNRLLDDSAEPAVRDRAWFYLGKIRYQKQLFTEAEAALSRVGEALDESLVEEFRTLRANLLMAQEDYPAAAAALQDLTQGHSGRDTEQQANYARFNLGVALIRAGHEKQGTEWLRKVAELQSGDSDQKALRDRANLALGYSLLKSAPVLARDFLQKVRLNGPYSNKALLGLGWAEVELQRYEQSLVPWAELAKRDRVDLAVFEALLATGHSLERLRAYPQAIQSYSNAITIFEQELAGLNDTVAAVKAGRLWADLLAQVSRNEMGWFWEAELLPGTPEARYLPMVLAGHGFHEAIKNLRDLWFLDGKLGRWQTEIPAFDAMLALRRSTYETQLDTLTPEQTLDHVLDVRTSRDIYAAELKRIGERQDAFALLTQEEKKLQDRLVQVEERIWRLSKQPDSDPAEMEDYRDRYRLFKGLLDYDVVTNYAIRYRVVEKSLQSLDAELQATLQQQDSLQRARANAPLDFEAYARRIDDKRQRVASLRKQVKLAFDEQRRQLQVMVDVEFDELRARLVDYLDQARFSLAHLQDMATDAAASGRELQ; this is translated from the coding sequence GTGATCACCTTTCGACTTCTGATCGGGCTGCTGTTGCTGGTGATGTCATCACTGGCCTGGTCTGCGGATGGCCCGGCAGAACCGTCTGTTGCTCCGTCTGTAGTTCCGTCTGTTGCCTCGCCAGGTACTGCGCCCGCCGACGAACCGACCCCCTCCGATGTCCCCGCGGGACAGGTGCGTGATCTGTATTACGGCACCGTGCTGTATGAGTTTTATCAGCAGAATTATTTTTCCGCGGCGGTGAATCTGTTGGCGGCGCAGGAGCAAAATCGTCTTCGCCATCATGCGGCGGATGCCCAGTTGTTGCTGGGTGGGATGTATCTTTCCTACGGGCTGCACAGCGAGGCGGAGGCGATCTTTAACCGCCTGTTGGACGACAGCGCCGAGCCGGCGGTGCGGGACAGGGCCTGGTTTTATCTGGGCAAGATACGCTACCAGAAGCAGCTGTTTACCGAGGCGGAGGCGGCCCTGTCCCGTGTCGGCGAGGCGCTGGATGAGTCCCTGGTGGAGGAGTTTCGTACCCTCAGGGCCAATCTGTTGATGGCGCAGGAAGACTACCCTGCAGCGGCGGCGGCCCTGCAGGATCTGACGCAAGGCCACAGCGGCCGCGATACCGAGCAGCAGGCGAATTACGCACGTTTCAACCTGGGTGTGGCCCTGATCCGCGCCGGGCATGAAAAGCAGGGCACGGAGTGGCTGCGCAAGGTGGCCGAACTCCAGTCCGGCGACAGCGACCAGAAGGCGTTGCGCGACAGGGCCAATCTGGCGCTGGGCTATTCATTGCTGAAATCGGCCCCGGTGCTGGCCAGGGATTTTCTGCAGAAGGTGCGCCTCAATGGCCCCTATTCCAATAAGGCCCTGCTGGGTCTGGGCTGGGCCGAGGTGGAATTGCAGCGCTATGAGCAGTCGCTGGTGCCCTGGGCCGAACTGGCAAAGCGGGACAGGGTCGATCTGGCGGTGTTTGAGGCGCTGCTGGCAACCGGTCATTCGCTGGAGCGTTTGCGTGCCTATCCCCAGGCGATACAGTCCTATAGCAATGCCATCACCATTTTTGAGCAGGAGCTGGCGGGCCTGAATGATACCGTCGCGGCGGTGAAGGCCGGCCGCCTGTGGGCCGATCTGCTGGCCCAGGTGTCGCGTAACGAAATGGGCTGGTTCTGGGAGGCGGAGCTGCTGCCGGGGACGCCGGAGGCGCGCTACCTGCCCATGGTGCTCGCCGGGCACGGCTTTCATGAGGCCATCAAGAATCTGCGCGACCTGTGGTTTCTGGATGGCAAGCTGGGCCGCTGGCAAACCGAGATCCCCGCTTTCGATGCGATGCTGGCCTTGCGTCGCAGCACCTATGAAACCCAGCTGGATACCCTGACCCCGGAGCAGACCCTGGACCATGTGCTGGATGTGCGCACCAGCCGCGACATCTATGCCGCCGAACTGAAAAGGATCGGCGAGCGCCAGGATGCCTTCGCCCTGCTGACCCAGGAAGAGAAAAAATTGCAGGATCGTCTGGTGCAGGTGGAGGAGCGCATCTGGCGCCTGTCCAAACAGCCGGACAGTGACCCCGCCGAGATGGAGGACTACCGCGATCGCTACCGCCTGTTCAAGGGGCTGCTGGACTACGACGTGGTGACCAACTACGCCATCCGTTACCGGGTGGTGGAAAAGAGCCTGCAGTCGCTGGATGCTGAACTGCAGGCGACCCTGCAGCAGCAGGATTCCCTACAGCGGGCACGCGCCAATGCGCCGCTGGATTTTGAGGCATACGCCCGGCGCATTGACGACAAGCGTCAGCGGGTGGCGAGTCTGCGCAAACAGGTCAAGCTCGCCTTCGACGAGCAGCGGCGTCAGTTGCAGGTGATGGTGGACGTCGAGTTCGACGAGCTGCGTGCCCGGCTGGTGGACTACCTCGATCAGGCGCGCTTCTCGCTGGCGCATCTGCAGGATATGGCCACCGATGCCGCGGCCTCGGGTAGGGAGTTGCAGTGA
- a CDS encoding tetratricopeptide repeat protein has translation MLRRLPPYVFGTALLLALLVMLSACAGIPSIEQDPTIALLAERAARIEPQALPPLSRADVQRTYRQLAQTTTNDALKAIALQRLADLALEDRQAVLAGEAQTDKVATPVTLAPPSTAAVTETLTEPVAESATPADIEADAEQATIQSAIHQYERLLTLYPDYAGNDRVMYQLARGYELNGDLEKTLDVLTRLVAQYPEQANQDEIQFRRGEILFSFRDFEAAEQAYAQVLSMSETGPYYERSMFKHGWSVFKQGATERSLKSYFAVLDRSFAGGREIADFSRSERELLDDTLRIVSLSFSYLQGHESVTAFFEDYGRRDYEFHIYARLADLYRSQQRNIDASDTFMAFVQRYPQHGQAPLFLVRVIDIYKQAGQKEALLRAKADLVMGYGVGTAFWKRHDADLLAQMLPHLKANLDDLTRYYHAQAQTSRAPADYRIAAHWYRTYVRAFPDDAETPAKHMLLAESLLDSGEVQAAAVEFEYTAYHYPLFGQSAEAGYAAILAHRQQVEALQGSAANAKRETLIASSKRFVSTFPADPRAVKVMSKAAEELLVLKDYRNAVATAHHVVGHRPAAERALLQINWAIIAQGEFELGLYPQAEQASLKRLQYAAADDRDRQDHEERLAAAIYKQGESARAAGDQREAARHFLRVGQLTPRAGIRANADFDAAAALFANADWALAIPVLKAFVQNFPTHQLRAGADEKLALAYEKSGDWQHAAAAYEVLYRNETDANKKRLLLWQTAEFYEKAQQQDQAIEVYKRYVAAFPAPFDDAIEARFRLASMYQQKGQVQPRHYWLAQLIAAHKAGPATDRSHYLAATAELELAEPMFENYRKVHLVQPLQQNLKKKKDLMQETIQAFTAAADYGVEAVTTASTFRIAEIYNDFGRNLVASERPAGLSAEELEQYDILLEEQAYPFEEKAIEVHALNAARTIDDVYDEWVKKSFSALEKLSPIRYAKNEKSEPVNHAIE, from the coding sequence ATGTTGCGCCGCCTCCCCCCCTATGTCTTTGGGACGGCGCTGTTGTTGGCCTTGCTGGTGATGCTGTCCGCCTGCGCCGGCATACCGAGCATTGAACAGGATCCCACCATCGCCCTGCTGGCGGAACGGGCAGCCCGCATTGAGCCCCAGGCCCTGCCGCCGCTGTCGCGGGCGGATGTGCAGCGCACCTATCGGCAGCTGGCGCAGACCACCACCAATGATGCCCTGAAGGCGATTGCGCTGCAGCGGCTGGCGGATCTGGCCCTGGAAGACAGGCAGGCGGTGCTGGCGGGTGAGGCCCAGACGGACAAGGTCGCGACCCCCGTGACGCTCGCACCGCCATCGACCGCAGCGGTCACGGAAACGCTCACCGAGCCGGTAGCAGAAAGCGCGACCCCGGCCGACATCGAGGCCGATGCGGAGCAGGCCACTATCCAGAGCGCCATCCATCAGTACGAGCGCCTGTTAACCCTGTACCCGGACTATGCGGGTAATGACCGGGTGATGTATCAGCTGGCCCGCGGCTATGAACTGAACGGTGATCTGGAAAAGACCCTGGACGTGCTGACCCGGCTGGTGGCCCAGTACCCCGAGCAAGCCAATCAGGACGAGATCCAGTTCCGTCGCGGCGAAATCCTGTTTTCGTTTCGTGACTTCGAGGCGGCGGAGCAGGCCTATGCCCAGGTGCTGTCCATGTCCGAGACCGGCCCCTACTATGAGCGCTCGATGTTCAAGCACGGTTGGTCGGTGTTCAAACAGGGCGCCACCGAGCGTTCACTGAAATCCTATTTTGCCGTGCTGGATCGCAGTTTTGCCGGCGGTCGCGAGATTGCGGATTTCTCCCGCAGTGAACGGGAGCTGCTGGACGATACCCTGCGCATCGTCAGCCTGTCCTTTTCCTATCTGCAGGGCCATGAGAGCGTGACCGCCTTTTTTGAGGACTACGGCCGGCGCGACTATGAGTTCCATATCTATGCGCGGCTGGCCGATCTCTACCGCAGTCAGCAACGCAACATCGATGCCTCAGACACCTTCATGGCCTTCGTGCAGCGCTATCCGCAGCATGGCCAGGCGCCGCTGTTCCTGGTGCGGGTGATCGACATCTACAAACAGGCCGGCCAGAAAGAGGCGCTGTTGCGCGCCAAGGCGGACCTGGTGATGGGCTATGGCGTCGGTACGGCCTTCTGGAAACGACACGATGCCGACCTGCTGGCGCAGATGCTGCCGCACCTGAAGGCCAACCTGGATGACCTGACCCGCTACTACCACGCCCAGGCCCAGACCAGCCGGGCGCCGGCGGATTACCGTATCGCCGCCCACTGGTACCGGACCTATGTGCGCGCCTTCCCGGATGACGCAGAGACCCCGGCCAAGCATATGTTGCTGGCCGAGAGCCTGCTGGACAGTGGCGAGGTGCAGGCCGCGGCGGTGGAGTTCGAGTACACCGCCTATCACTACCCCCTGTTTGGCCAGAGTGCGGAGGCCGGTTATGCCGCCATCCTGGCGCATCGGCAGCAGGTGGAGGCGCTGCAGGGCTCGGCCGCGAACGCCAAACGGGAGACCCTGATCGCCAGCAGCAAACGGTTTGTGAGCACCTTCCCCGCTGACCCGCGTGCAGTGAAAGTGATGTCGAAGGCGGCGGAAGAGCTGCTTGTGCTGAAGGATTATCGCAATGCGGTGGCCACCGCCCATCATGTGGTGGGCCACCGGCCGGCCGCCGAGCGGGCGCTTCTGCAGATCAACTGGGCGATCATCGCCCAGGGTGAGTTTGAGCTGGGGCTGTATCCGCAGGCGGAACAGGCCAGCCTCAAACGCCTGCAGTATGCGGCCGCCGATGACCGGGATCGCCAGGACCATGAAGAGCGCCTGGCCGCGGCCATCTATAAGCAGGGTGAAAGTGCCCGCGCCGCCGGTGATCAGCGCGAGGCCGCCCGCCACTTCCTGCGGGTCGGACAGTTGACCCCCCGGGCGGGCATTCGCGCCAATGCCGATTTTGATGCGGCGGCGGCCCTGTTTGCCAACGCCGACTGGGCGCTGGCGATCCCCGTGCTGAAGGCCTTTGTGCAGAACTTCCCCACCCATCAACTGCGGGCCGGCGCGGATGAAAAACTGGCCCTGGCCTATGAGAAGAGCGGTGACTGGCAACATGCTGCGGCGGCCTATGAGGTGCTGTATCGCAATGAAACCGACGCCAACAAGAAACGCCTGCTACTGTGGCAGACGGCCGAGTTCTATGAAAAGGCGCAACAGCAGGATCAGGCGATCGAGGTCTACAAGCGCTATGTCGCCGCCTTCCCCGCGCCGTTTGATGATGCCATCGAGGCCCGCTTCCGCCTGGCCAGCATGTATCAGCAAAAGGGGCAGGTGCAGCCCCGCCATTACTGGCTCGCCCAGTTGATCGCGGCCCACAAGGCCGGGCCGGCCACGGATCGCAGTCACTACCTGGCGGCAACGGCGGAGCTGGAGCTGGCCGAGCCGATGTTCGAGAACTATCGAAAGGTGCATCTGGTGCAGCCCCTGCAGCAGAACCTGAAGAAGAAAAAGGACCTGATGCAGGAGACGATCCAGGCCTTCACGGCGGCGGCCGATTACGGTGTGGAAGCGGTCACCACCGCATCCACCTTCCGGATTGCGGAAATCTATAATGACTTTGGACGCAACCTGGTTGCCTCTGAGCGGCCGGCGGGGCTCTCGGCCGAGGAGCTGGAGCAGTACGACATCCTGCTGGAAGAGCAGGCCTATCCGTTCGAGGAAAAGGCCATTGAGGTGCACGCCCTGAATGCGGCGCGCACCATCGACGATGTTTATGATGAGTGGGTCAAAAAGAGTTTTTCCGCGCTGGAGAAACTGAGCCCGATCCGTTATGCCAAGAATGAAAAGAGTGAGCCGGTGAATCATGCGATCGAATAG
- a CDS encoding glycosyltransferase family 2 protein, whose protein sequence is MTDPTPHTAATESAAVAPLSIVIPLYNEQDSVGPLIERTNAALADYASKWELILVDDGSSDATVTTVMRLLAEQGLTHVRLLELQRNFGQTAAMQAGIDAARGEVIVTMDGDLQNDPIDIPRMVSRLLSDDLDLLSGWRKNRQDKLLMRKIPSRMANWLIGNITGVHLHDYGCSLKVYRAAIIKGVRLYGEMHRFIPAWVASNTSPGRIKEEVVTHHARQYGESKYGISRAYRVLLDLMFVYFFMRFRARPGHFFGRIGLVVGAIGGLLLAYLVLLKLFLGEDIGDRPLLLLGVLMIVVSIQFFTTGIMSEMITRTYYESSDTRPYILSARSLQPEGETSWKDSA, encoded by the coding sequence ATGACCGACCCCACACCACATACAGCAGCCACCGAGTCAGCGGCGGTAGCGCCCCTGTCGATCGTCATCCCGCTTTACAATGAGCAAGACAGCGTCGGCCCGCTGATCGAACGCACCAATGCGGCGCTGGCCGACTACGCGAGCAAATGGGAGCTGATCCTGGTGGATGACGGTAGCAGCGACGCGACGGTCACCACGGTCATGCGACTGCTGGCGGAGCAGGGATTGACACATGTGCGACTGCTGGAGCTGCAGCGCAATTTCGGCCAGACCGCGGCGATGCAGGCCGGTATTGATGCCGCGCGCGGCGAGGTGATCGTCACCATGGACGGCGACCTGCAGAACGATCCCATCGATATCCCGCGCATGGTGTCACGGCTGCTGAGCGATGATCTGGACCTGCTGTCGGGCTGGCGCAAGAACCGGCAGGACAAGCTGCTGATGCGCAAGATCCCCTCGCGCATGGCCAACTGGCTGATCGGCAATATCACCGGGGTGCACCTGCACGATTACGGTTGCAGCCTCAAGGTCTACCGGGCGGCGATCATCAAGGGGGTGCGGCTGTATGGCGAGATGCACCGCTTCATACCGGCCTGGGTGGCCTCCAATACCTCGCCGGGTCGGATCAAGGAGGAGGTGGTCACCCACCATGCCCGGCAGTACGGCGAGTCCAAATACGGCATTTCGCGCGCCTATCGAGTGCTGCTGGACCTGATGTTCGTGTACTTTTTTATGCGCTTTCGGGCGCGGCCGGGACACTTTTTCGGCCGGATCGGCCTGGTGGTCGGCGCCATCGGCGGGCTGTTGCTGGCCTATCTGGTGCTGCTGAAACTGTTTCTTGGCGAGGATATCGGCGACCGGCCGCTGCTGCTGCTGGGGGTGCTGATGATCGTCGTCTCCATCCAGTTTTTTACCACCGGCATCATGAGTGAGATGATCACCCGCACCTATTACGAATCCTCCGACACCAGGCCCTATATCCTCAGCGCGCGCTCCCTGCAGCCCGAGGGGGAGACCAGCTGGAAGGATTCGGCCTGA
- a CDS encoding cell wall hydrolase: protein MPRLPFRRLLFTALLYSAFASVGHADATSAGQRADNADSNAAKEARCLALNIYFEARGEAAEGQLAVAMVTMNRVKSRHYPDSVCGVVWQKKQFSWTHDGKSDRPTDAYAWKLAQKIARFAYLRYGSLTEQTRKALDLTKGALHYYAPHLTLPYWAESHNVTREIGGHIFMTGRS, encoded by the coding sequence ATGCCCAGACTCCCGTTCAGAAGGCTCCTTTTTACCGCTCTCCTCTACAGCGCCTTTGCCTCCGTCGGTCACGCCGATGCGACCAGCGCGGGACAGCGTGCCGACAATGCCGACAGCAACGCCGCCAAAGAGGCGCGCTGCCTGGCACTCAACATCTATTTTGAGGCTCGGGGAGAGGCCGCCGAAGGACAGCTGGCGGTGGCCATGGTGACGATGAATCGGGTGAAAAGCCGGCACTACCCTGATTCGGTCTGCGGCGTGGTGTGGCAGAAAAAACAGTTCAGCTGGACACATGACGGCAAGAGTGATCGCCCGACCGATGCCTACGCCTGGAAGCTGGCGCAAAAGATCGCCCGCTTTGCCTACCTGCGCTACGGCAGCCTCACCGAGCAGACCCGCAAGGCGCTGGACCTGACCAAGGGCGCATTACACTATTACGCCCCGCACCTTACCCTGCCCTACTGGGCGGAGTCTCACAACGTGACCCGCGAGATCGGCGGGCATATCTTTATGACGGGCCGCTCCTAG